One Heyndrickxia oleronia genomic window, TTACACCAATTTTGTGTAAAATTTCATAGCGCTCTTTATCTATATTTGCTTCCGTAAGTTGTTTAAAGTAAATGATACTACCTGTTGCTGCAAGAAATACTAATCCAAGGAAACCACCCATGAATATAATTAAACCTGATGACTCCATTCCTTGAGCATAATTACTATAGAAGTTTGAAAAGTATGCTTCCTCTGGTAATAAAGATTGAATATCTTTCGTTAAGATCTTCGCATCATCTTCATTCGTTATTTTGTATGCTTCTATGTTTACTAGATTTGTTTCATTTGCTAATTTCGAAAATAATTCATTACTAACTACAAGTGTTGTATTAGCTGTATAGAGATTGAGAACATTAAATTTCTTCAAAGTTTTAAAGGTTATATTTTTACTGCTATCATTTACCTTTAATGAAACTGTTGATCCTACATATTTAGGTGATAAACCTTCAAAATAACCTGCATCTAGGACAGCTGCTTCATTTCCTTTCAGTGAAAGGGAGTCATTTCTTTTTTGTAACTTTATTAATTTATTATAGGTTTTATTGTCAATAACGCTATATTCCACTTGATCCGCAGACATTTTACTATTTAGATTTGTAATATCAACATCTATATTTAGTGTTGGAATGGTCTCATGATAGACAATCTTATGGCTTTTATCCTGTGATACACGCTCTTTGACCTGGTCAGCGATATGTGAATCCTTCGTTATAAACATCATGCTATTTGGATTGGCTATTTCTGCATTACTTCTATTGTTATAATAAAAACTATAAGCAGCTCCGACTGCAGATAGTGTAGTCGCACTTAATACTGCGATAATCGTTAATGTACGGGCATTTCCCTTCATTCGATAAAGTAGTTGGGATATACTAATCAGATTAATCCCATGCCAAAAATGCTTTTTATTTTTTCTTAATACCTTCAATAGATATACGGTTAATGTACTAAATAATAAATAAGTACCGAGAATTACTGTAATCAAAATAACGATTGGAGTTACCGCAAAGCCCAGTGTTCTCCACGCATTTGACTCTAATAAATTTTGTAGAGCTAACCAATAGCCAATACCCAGTAATATAATGGAGAAAACGGCAATTAAGAAGGATGCTT contains:
- a CDS encoding ABC transporter permease — encoded protein: MTLFSIARKNIRKNFTNYFLYMASMIFSIVIYFTFVSLKYDDAIQASTDSSTKISSAFNGAAVVLMIFVAVFIWYSNSFFTKKRKKEVGLYSLLGVRKKQIGQMLFYENFIMGIIALIIGIVLGTLLSKFFVTLLMKIMGYEAMGNFVISPAAIINTIVVFIIITAITSIHGYRLIYRFKLIELFKAEQEGEKEPKASFLIAVFSIILLGIGYWLALQNLLESNAWRTLGFAVTPIVILITVILGTYLLFSTLTVYLLKVLRKNKKHFWHGINLISISQLLYRMKGNARTLTIIAVLSATTLSAVGAAYSFYYNNRSNAEIANPNSMMFITKDSHIADQVKERVSQDKSHKIVYHETIPTLNIDVDITNLNSKMSADQVEYSVIDNKTYNKLIKLQKRNDSLSLKGNEAAVLDAGYFEGLSPKYVGSTVSLKVNDSSKNITFKTLKKFNVLNLYTANTTLVVSNELFSKLANETNLVNIEAYKITNEDDAKILTKDIQSLLPEEAYFSNFYSNYAQGMESSGLIIFMGGFLGLVFLAATGSIIYFKQLTEANIDKERYEILHKIGVNKKEVKKSIARQILFIFALPLIAGIAHSIVALTALSRLMQTNLVIPVFICIGIYVCIYIAYYFLTVNTYYKIVTKSDKQ